One genomic segment of Mytilus trossulus isolate FHL-02 chromosome 4, PNRI_Mtr1.1.1.hap1, whole genome shotgun sequence includes these proteins:
- the LOC134714865 gene encoding UPF0729 protein C18orf32 homolog, whose product MVCVPCIVIPFLLWFFHRYLRPLMEKFCPSMLKYLPGNSKNEGEESKMKCPMKKTDETQIDENSTSSKSEVTAGDGGTKKTN is encoded by the exons atggTTTGCGTTCCTTGTATAGTTATTCCTTTCCTTTTATGGTTCTTTCACAGATATCTAAGACCTTTGATGGAGAAGTTTTGTCCTTCCATGCTGAAATACCTACCAGGGAATTCGAAAAATGAAGGAGAG GAATCAAAAATGAAGTGTCCGATGAAGAAGACAGATGAAACACAAATTGATGAG aattctaCATCAAGTAAGAGTGAAGTAACAGCAGGAGATGGGGGAACAAAGAAGACAAACTGA